One window of the Eucalyptus grandis isolate ANBG69807.140 chromosome 8, ASM1654582v1, whole genome shotgun sequence genome contains the following:
- the LOC104416545 gene encoding uncharacterized protein LOC104416545 has product MSSSLCHGLQTCLEPRQVGPRVLRLKLTPHGPTADSDAAGKMKMGTTQLGTDAADWSFLHAFAYAEEKCEGEQGAVYVHPLLKCSASFLSDRSLEMCTESLGSETGSDVSDGEAPLLSPGGGADRRLVVRSARKKLSRSSSFPPPLTSVGGSTGSRCGPAGRVGGWWWRRWGCRPPTTSSKWSGATAISGFASWRRAMPLKLKLKKRRKTRKWSQRARSKKKRRRRRRL; this is encoded by the coding sequence atgtcCTCGAGCTTGTGCCATGGGCTGCAAACATGCCTCGAGCCGAGGCAGGTCGGGCCACGCGTTCTCAGGCTCAAGCTCACCCCGCATGGACCCACCGCGGACTCTGATGCCGCAGGCAAGATGAAGATGGGGACCACCCAGCTGGGCACCGATGCCGCGGACTGGAGCTTCCTGCACGCTTTTGCCTATGCGGAAGAGAAGTGCGAGGGTGAGCAAGGTGCTGTCTACGTCCACCCGCTACTGAAATGCTCCGCCTCGTTCCTTAGTGACCGGAGCCTCGAGATGTGCACCGAGTCACTAGGAAGTGAGACTGGAAGTGATGTCAGCGACGGCGAGGCCCCCCTCCTCTCCCCTGGAGGAGGCGCGGACCGCCGCCTGGTGGTTCGTTCAGCGAGGAAGAAGCTGAGCCGGAGCAGCTCGTTCCCGCCGCCACTGACGTCGGTGGGCGGCTCCACGGGGTCCAGGTGCGGTCCCGCCGGGAGGGTGGGAGGGTGGTGGTGGAGGCGGTGGGGGTGTCGTCCCCCCACCACTTCTTCCAAGTGGAGCGGAGCCACGGCCATCTCAGGGTTCGCTTCTTGGAGGAGAGCGATGCCCCTGAAACtgaagctgaagaagaggaggaagacgagGAAGTGGAGTCAGAGAGcgaggagcaagaagaagaggaggaggaggaggagactaTGA